In one window of Gossypium arboreum isolate Shixiya-1 chromosome 4, ASM2569848v2, whole genome shotgun sequence DNA:
- the LOC108459410 gene encoding protein ATAF2-like, with protein MKGELELPPGFRFHPTDDELVNHYLCRKCASQPISVPIIAEIDLYKFDPWQLPDMALYGEKEWYFFSPRDRKYPNGCRPNRAAGTGYWKATGADKPIGKPKALGIKKALVFYAGKAPRGVKTNWIMHEYRLANVDRSAGKRSNNLRLDDWVLCRIYNKKGSIEKHFPSEQKSLSYPEMEDEKLGIIMNGQNMQQPRSVMAMKNDAIQTDGSESSWSEHVPSPEITWEKEVKSEGRWNELDFGLDFIDEDPFASQVDYQMEQLSPLQDMFMYLPKTF; from the exons ATGAAGGGAGAGTTAGAGTTGCCACCTGGTTTCAGATTCCATCCTACAGATGACGAATTGGTGAATCATTATTTGTGTAGGAAATGTGCTTCTCAGCCTATTTCTGTGCCCATCATTGCTGAGATTGATCTTTACAAGTTTGATCCATGGCAGCTTCCAG ATATGGCGTTGTATGGTGAAAAAGAGTGGTATTTCTTTTCTCCAAGGGATCGAAAATACCCAAATGGGTGTCGGCCGAACAGGGCGGCTGGAACCGGATATTGGAAAGCGACCGGAGCCGATAAGCCTATCGGAAAGCCCAAGGCACTGGGCATAAAAAAAGCACTCGTTTTCTACGCTGGTAAAGCCCCACGCGGTGTCAAAACCAACTGGATTATGCACGAGTATCGCCTCGCCAATGTTGATAGGTCCGCCGGCAAGAGAAGCAACAACTTGAGG CTTGATGATTGGGTGTTATGTCGAATATACAACAAGAAAGGAAGCATAGAGAAACATTTTCCGAGTGAACAAAAATCGTTAAGTTACCCAGAAATGGAAGATGAGAAACTGGGCATCATAATGAATGGTCAAAACATGCAACAACCGCGGTCGGTGATGGCGATGAAGAACGATGCAATACAAACGGATGGTTCGGAGTCGAGTTGGTCGGAGCACGTGCCGTCACCGGAAATCACGTGGGAGAAAGAAGTGAAAAGTGAAGGGAGATGGAATGAGCTTGATTTCGGGTTGGATTTCATAGATGAAGACCCGTTTGCCAGTCAAGTTGATTACCAAATGGAGCAGCTGTCACCGTTGCAAGACATGTTCATGTATCTACCCAAGACATTTTAA